In Bacillus sp. KH172YL63, one genomic interval encodes:
- a CDS encoding YybS family protein encodes MKNPRVLTEGALMLAIFTVLMLLSLYVPLIGSLAFFVLPLPLMLFSSKYSLVNSFYVLLGSLALSFLFGGLVALPVTFMVATTGVVIGWCVKAKVDKMKLFLAASVTLVLNIVIGFVFSILFFGVNIVEDSVTESKAAYISIFEKIGLVPEKELVESMDQAIEMFRTLLPTMFVGIGVGLALVFILVNFPIMKRLGREVPVFKPFREWKLPKSILWYYLITLVLSMVLQPEKGSYIYTALFNVLSVLQTLMLVQGFSFLYFFAHMKGWSKGILVLITVISIPLLYLVRILGIIDLGFDLRQRLQRKS; translated from the coding sequence TTGAAGAATCCCCGTGTGTTGACGGAAGGCGCGCTGATGCTTGCCATCTTTACTGTTTTGATGTTGTTGAGTTTATATGTACCGCTGATTGGATCGCTGGCGTTTTTTGTGCTGCCGCTTCCTTTGATGCTTTTCAGTTCTAAGTATTCGTTAGTGAATTCGTTCTATGTACTGCTTGGGTCCTTGGCACTTTCTTTTCTGTTTGGGGGATTGGTTGCACTCCCTGTCACCTTTATGGTGGCGACGACCGGTGTTGTCATAGGCTGGTGTGTGAAGGCAAAGGTAGATAAGATGAAGCTGTTTCTGGCTGCGAGTGTGACGCTCGTCCTGAATATTGTGATTGGTTTTGTTTTTTCTATTTTGTTCTTCGGTGTTAATATAGTAGAAGATAGCGTGACAGAGTCGAAGGCCGCTTATATCTCGATATTTGAAAAAATCGGACTGGTGCCTGAAAAGGAACTGGTGGAGAGCATGGATCAGGCCATCGAGATGTTCCGTACGCTGCTGCCGACGATGTTTGTAGGAATCGGTGTGGGGCTTGCCCTGGTGTTTATTTTGGTCAATTTCCCGATCATGAAGCGGTTGGGCAGGGAAGTGCCGGTGTTCAAGCCGTTCCGTGAATGGAAGCTTCCAAAGAGCATCCTTTGGTATTACTTGATCACTCTCGTACTGTCGATGGTGCTTCAGCCTGAGAAGGGGAGCTATATATATACGGCCCTTTTTAATGTATTGTCCGTGCTGCAAACATTGATGCTTGTTCAAGGATTTTCTTTCCTGTATTTCTTTGCCCATATGAAAGGCTGGTCAAAAGGAATTTTGGTATTAATTACAGTCATTTCAATTCCTCTTCTTTATCTCGTGCGAATTTTAGGTATAATTGACTTAGGATTTGATCTAAGACAACGGCTGCAACGTAAGTCATAG
- the rpsF gene encoding 30S ribosomal protein S6 — translation MRKYEVMYIVRPNLDDESKKAVVERFDNVLTTNGAEIIESKDWGKRRLAYEINDFRDGFYQLVKMNATSDAVNEFDRLAKISDDIIRHIVVKEEE, via the coding sequence ATGAGAAAGTATGAAGTTATGTACATTGTCCGCCCAAACCTTGACGATGAGTCAAAGAAAGCAGTAGTTGAGCGTTTCGATAACGTTTTAACGACTAACGGTGCGGAGATCATCGAGTCAAAAGATTGGGGTAAACGTCGTTTAGCGTATGAAATCAACGATTTCCGTGATGGTTTCTATCAACTAGTTAAGATGAACGCTACTTCTGATGCAGTAAACGAATTCGATCGTTTAGCTAAAATCAGCGATGATATTATCCGTCATATCGTTGTTAAAGAAGAAGAATAA
- a CDS encoding DHH family phosphoesterase, which produces MPSYFNKRMIRYPLYGLAILTALLLVSVSFYQWIISLIGLIVFGGVYYLAFYFEKRSHEETEEYISTLSYRVKRVGEEALMEMPIGIMLINDEYYIEWTNPFLASCFNEDTVVGRSLYDVAESLVPLIKQEVDSEIVTINERKYHVVLKLKEKLLYFFDVTEQKEIEKQYHDERTNIGIIFLDNYDELTQGMDDQTRSSLNSLVTSILNKWAKEYGVFLKRVSSERFIAVINEKILQVLEKEKFGILDDVRDTTSKQNVPLTLSIGVGTGVSSLPELGTLAQSSLDLALGRGGDQVAIKQTNGKVKFYGGKTNPMEKRTRVRARVISHALKEIMIESDKVIIMGHKHPDMDAVGAAIGIRKVAQMNQREGYVVLNFNEIDNGVKRLMKEIKANSDLHTRFITPEEALEMATDDTLLVVVDTHKPSLVIEEKLLNKVDKVVVIDHHRRGEDFIKNPLLVYMEPYASSTAELVTELLEYQPKHEKITMLEATSLLAGIIVDTKSFTLRTGSRTFDAASYLRAQGADTVLVQKFLKEDVDTYIKRSRLIESVVFFREGVAIAKAEEDVIYDPVLIAQAADTLLTMDEVIASFVISKRDPETVGISARSLGDVNVQIIMENLNGGGHLTNAATQLQQMSVLEAEEQLKDALNDYFEGRKEI; this is translated from the coding sequence ATGCCATCTTATTTTAATAAGCGAATGATCCGCTACCCATTGTACGGTCTTGCTATATTAACAGCTCTTTTGTTAGTATCGGTTTCCTTTTACCAATGGATCATTTCGTTAATCGGGTTGATTGTCTTTGGCGGCGTGTACTATCTCGCGTTTTACTTTGAGAAACGGTCACACGAAGAAACAGAGGAATATATCTCCACGCTATCCTATCGCGTCAAGCGCGTCGGGGAAGAGGCGTTGATGGAGATGCCGATAGGGATCATGCTCATCAATGATGAGTATTACATAGAATGGACAAACCCTTTTCTGGCCTCTTGTTTCAATGAAGACACAGTCGTTGGAAGATCTCTGTACGACGTGGCAGAATCTCTCGTTCCATTGATCAAGCAGGAAGTCGATTCGGAAATTGTGACGATCAATGAGAGAAAGTATCATGTTGTATTGAAGCTCAAGGAAAAGTTACTCTATTTCTTTGATGTGACAGAACAGAAAGAAATAGAAAAGCAATATCATGATGAACGAACAAATATAGGGATCATCTTCCTGGATAACTACGATGAACTGACTCAGGGAATGGATGACCAAACACGGAGCAGCTTGAACAGCCTTGTGACGTCCATTTTGAATAAGTGGGCAAAAGAGTACGGCGTGTTCTTGAAGCGTGTCTCTTCTGAACGGTTCATTGCCGTCATCAATGAGAAGATTCTTCAGGTGCTTGAGAAGGAAAAGTTCGGGATCCTGGATGACGTTCGGGATACGACATCCAAGCAGAATGTTCCCCTTACGCTGAGCATCGGGGTCGGGACCGGGGTATCCTCCCTTCCTGAACTCGGGACGCTCGCCCAGTCGAGTCTTGACCTTGCGTTAGGTCGAGGCGGGGATCAGGTCGCCATCAAGCAGACCAATGGAAAGGTCAAGTTCTACGGCGGAAAGACTAATCCGATGGAAAAGCGCACCCGCGTGCGTGCGAGGGTCATCTCCCATGCCCTGAAGGAAATCATGATCGAGAGTGACAAAGTCATCATTATGGGCCATAAACATCCTGATATGGATGCGGTCGGTGCCGCCATCGGGATCCGGAAAGTGGCTCAGATGAACCAGCGTGAAGGATACGTCGTGTTGAATTTCAATGAAATCGACAACGGGGTGAAGCGCCTGATGAAGGAAATTAAGGCGAATTCAGATCTCCACACCCGGTTCATCACCCCGGAAGAAGCACTTGAGATGGCGACTGATGATACATTACTCGTCGTCGTCGATACGCATAAGCCTTCTCTGGTCATTGAAGAGAAGTTATTAAACAAAGTGGACAAAGTCGTTGTCATCGACCATCATCGCCGGGGAGAAGACTTTATCAAAAATCCCCTACTCGTGTATATGGAGCCGTACGCTTCTTCGACTGCGGAGCTTGTGACGGAACTGCTGGAGTATCAGCCGAAGCACGAGAAGATCACGATGCTTGAAGCGACGTCGCTCCTTGCAGGGATCATTGTCGACACGAAGAGCTTCACGCTCAGGACGGGTTCGCGGACATTTGATGCCGCATCCTATTTAAGGGCGCAAGGGGCGGATACCGTGCTCGTTCAGAAATTCCTGAAGGAAGATGTCGATACGTATATTAAGCGTTCCCGATTGATCGAATCGGTGGTATTTTTCCGTGAAGGAGTGGCAATCGCCAAAGCGGAGGAAGATGTCATTTATGATCCGGTCCTCATCGCCCAGGCGGCGGATACGTTATTGACGATGGATGAAGTGATTGCGTCCTTTGTCATTTCGAAGCGTGATCCTGAAACGGTCGGGATCAGTGCCCGCTCATTAGGTGACGTGAACGTTCAGATCATCATGGAAAACCTGAACGGCGGAGGTCATTTGACCAACGCGGCCACCCAGCTCCAGCAGATGTCTGTGCTGGAGGCGGAAGAACAGTTGAAAGATGCATTAAATGATTATTTTGAAGGGAGAAAAGAGATATGA
- a CDS encoding DUF951 domain-containing protein has protein sequence MEPKTFTLNDIVEMKKPHPCGTNRWKVIRMGMDIRIKCVGCGHSVMIPRKDFAKKMKKVISSGEQE, from the coding sequence GTGGAGCCAAAGACCTTTACATTGAATGATATTGTAGAAATGAAAAAGCCCCATCCATGTGGTACAAACCGCTGGAAAGTAATCCGTATGGGAATGGACATCCGCATCAAATGCGTCGGATGCGGTCACAGCGTCATGATCCCCCGAAAAGACTTTGCCAAGAAAATGAAAAAAGTCATCAGCAGCGGTGAACAAGAGTAA
- the dnaB gene encoding replicative DNA helicase — translation MNEMFQDRVPPQNIEAEQAVLGAIFLEPSALTTTSEILIPEDFYRHSHQKIYNVMLNLGDGGKAVDLITVTEELAAAKELEDVGGVAYLSELAASVPTAANIEYYAKIVEEKSLLRRLIRTATDIASDGYAREDEVDSLLSEAEKNIMEVAQRKNAGAFHNIKDVLVRTYDNIETLTNRKGDVTGISTGFADLDHMTAGFQRNDLIIVGARPSMGKTAFALNIAQNVAVKAKENVAIFSLEMGAEQLVMRMLCAEGNINAQNLRTGDLTDEDWRKLTMAMGSLSNAGIYIDDTPGIKVGEIRSKCRRLAQEHGLGMILIDYLQLIQGSGRSGENRQQEVSEISRSLKGLARELQVPVIALSQLSRGVEQRQDKRPMMSDIRESGSIEQDADIVAFLYREDYYDKEAENKNIIEIIIAKQRNGPVGNVSLAFVKEYNKFVNLERRFDDAPA, via the coding sequence ATGAATGAAATGTTCCAGGACCGGGTTCCACCTCAGAATATTGAGGCCGAACAAGCGGTATTAGGTGCTATTTTCTTAGAGCCGAGCGCGTTGACGACTACGTCTGAAATCTTGATTCCAGAAGATTTCTATCGTCATTCTCATCAGAAGATCTATAACGTCATGTTGAATCTGGGAGACGGCGGAAAAGCCGTCGACTTAATTACGGTGACGGAGGAACTGGCGGCAGCGAAAGAGCTTGAAGATGTAGGCGGGGTCGCTTACCTCAGTGAGCTTGCTGCTTCTGTTCCGACCGCTGCCAATATCGAGTATTACGCCAAGATCGTCGAAGAGAAATCGTTGTTGCGGAGATTGATTCGTACCGCTACAGATATCGCTTCAGACGGGTACGCCCGTGAAGATGAAGTTGACAGCCTGCTCAGTGAAGCGGAAAAGAATATCATGGAAGTCGCCCAGCGGAAAAATGCAGGAGCCTTCCATAATATCAAGGACGTCTTGGTGAGGACGTATGATAATATTGAAACCTTGACCAACCGAAAAGGTGACGTCACCGGTATTTCCACCGGATTCGCAGACCTCGACCATATGACGGCCGGATTCCAGCGAAATGATCTGATCATCGTCGGAGCCCGTCCTTCCATGGGTAAGACAGCCTTCGCCCTGAACATCGCACAGAACGTAGCGGTCAAGGCGAAAGAGAATGTCGCGATCTTCTCCCTTGAGATGGGGGCAGAACAGCTCGTCATGCGTATGCTTTGTGCAGAAGGCAACATCAACGCCCAAAACCTCCGTACAGGGGATTTGACCGACGAGGACTGGAGAAAGCTGACCATGGCGATGGGAAGCTTGTCCAACGCCGGTATTTATATTGATGATACCCCGGGGATCAAGGTGGGGGAAATCCGTTCCAAATGCCGCCGCCTCGCTCAAGAGCACGGCCTTGGCATGATCCTCATTGACTACCTGCAGCTGATCCAGGGTAGCGGACGTTCAGGGGAGAACCGTCAGCAGGAAGTTTCTGAAATCTCCCGTTCTTTAAAAGGGCTTGCACGTGAACTGCAGGTTCCCGTCATCGCCTTATCACAGCTCTCCCGTGGCGTGGAGCAGCGTCAGGATAAGCGTCCGATGATGTCTGATATCCGTGAGTCGGGAAGTATCGAGCAGGATGCGGATATTGTCGCATTCTTATACCGTGAAGACTATTATGACAAAGAAGCGGAGAACAAGA
- the rplI gene encoding 50S ribosomal protein L9: protein MKVIFLKDVKGKGKKGEVKNVADGYAHNFLLKKGLAVEATNANMGQLEGQKKKEKQIAQEELEEAKKLKATLEELTVEMKAKSGEGGRLFGSITSKQIADEMKKAHDIKIDKRKIEMNDAIRTLGYTNVPVKLHTDVSATLKVHVSEE from the coding sequence ATGAAAGTCATTTTCTTGAAAGACGTAAAAGGTAAAGGCAAAAAAGGTGAAGTGAAGAACGTAGCGGACGGCTATGCTCATAACTTTTTATTGAAAAAAGGCCTGGCTGTAGAAGCAACAAATGCCAATATGGGTCAACTTGAAGGGCAGAAGAAGAAAGAAAAGCAAATCGCCCAGGAAGAGCTTGAGGAAGCGAAGAAGCTGAAAGCGACGTTGGAAGAACTGACGGTCGAGATGAAAGCGAAGTCTGGTGAAGGCGGCCGTTTATTCGGTTCCATCACAAGCAAGCAGATTGCCGATGAGATGAAAAAGGCTCATGACATTAAAATCGACAAGCGAAAGATTGAAATGAACGATGCAATCCGCACCCTCGGATACACAAATGTTCCTGTGAAACTGCACACAGATGTGTCTGCAACATTGAAGGTACACGTATCGGAAGAATAG
- the ychF gene encoding redox-regulated ATPase YchF has protein sequence MALTAGIVGLPNVGKSTLFNAITKAGAESANYPFCTIDPNVGIVEVPDHRLDKLTELVEPKKTVPTAFEFTDIAGIVKGASKGEGLGNKFLSHIRQVDAICQVVRCFADDNITHVAGKVDPIEDIEVINLELILADLETVDKRILKVQKMAKQKDKEAVFEYEILVKIKEALEAEQPARTVEFSDEQMKLVKQLHLLTSKPVLYVANVSEDEIADPSDNEYVQKVREFAKEDNAEVIVVCAKIESEIAELDDEEKAMFLQELGIEESGLDQLIRATYSLLGLATYFTAGVQEVRAWTFREGMKAPQCAGVIHTDFERGFIRAETVSYDDLIAAGTMGAAREAGKVRLEGKEYLVKDGDIIHFRFNV, from the coding sequence ATGGCTTTAACAGCTGGTATTGTTGGATTACCTAACGTAGGAAAGTCCACTCTATTTAACGCAATTACAAAAGCAGGTGCAGAATCTGCCAACTATCCTTTCTGTACAATCGATCCGAACGTAGGAATCGTAGAGGTTCCAGATCACCGTTTAGATAAATTAACAGAACTTGTTGAACCTAAGAAGACGGTTCCGACTGCATTCGAATTCACGGATATCGCCGGAATTGTGAAAGGTGCGAGTAAAGGTGAAGGATTGGGGAATAAATTCCTGTCCCACATCCGTCAAGTAGATGCGATCTGTCAGGTTGTACGCTGCTTCGCTGATGATAATATTACCCACGTAGCGGGTAAAGTCGATCCGATCGAAGACATCGAAGTCATCAACCTGGAATTGATCCTTGCTGACCTTGAAACAGTTGACAAACGTATCCTGAAAGTACAAAAAATGGCTAAGCAAAAAGACAAAGAAGCCGTATTTGAGTACGAAATCCTGGTGAAAATCAAAGAAGCGCTTGAAGCTGAACAGCCTGCCCGTACGGTTGAGTTCTCCGATGAGCAGATGAAGCTTGTGAAACAACTTCACCTTCTGACGTCTAAGCCTGTATTATACGTGGCAAACGTCAGTGAAGATGAAATCGCAGATCCTTCTGACAACGAATACGTACAGAAAGTGCGCGAATTTGCGAAAGAAGATAACGCAGAAGTCATCGTTGTCTGTGCCAAAATCGAATCTGAAATCGCTGAGCTTGATGACGAAGAAAAAGCGATGTTCCTTCAAGAACTCGGCATCGAAGAATCAGGTCTTGATCAATTAATCAGAGCGACGTATTCCCTGTTGGGCCTTGCCACTTACTTTACGGCAGGGGTACAAGAAGTACGGGCGTGGACGTTCCGTGAAGGGATGAAAGCCCCTCAATGTGCCGGCGTCATCCACACCGACTTTGAAAGAGGATTCATCCGTGCCGAAACCGTATCCTACGATGACCTCATCGCAGCAGGAACAATGGGCGCAGCCCGCGAAGCCGGAAAAGTACGTCTCGAAGGTAAAGAATACCTCGTCAAAGACGGAGACATCATTCACTTCCGTTTTAACGTGTAA
- a CDS encoding methyl-accepting chemotaxis protein, with product MITNMKDTLKVVQDSIYNVRESAEGLSAVSEETNASSEEMARAVHEIATGASQSASDSDRAHHQTEQLGARIDGVYEKSKEMSALAGKADAMNQSGLNQVKDLEHAYHSSSEYISSMEKVILSLEAKVKTIESVMGTITEISSQTNLLALNASIEAARAGEHGKGFAVVAEEVRKLADQSVRATEEVKRTIVEIQQGSNQAVEEMVKTKETFDVQNDVIQKTNHVFDQTSHLMKSMQSEIDNMYKEVGLINLEKDEVVKVIQLMAATAEQTAASCQEMSASTEEQVRAVQSVTEAAERLTDLSQELQSSIERFKIS from the coding sequence ATGATCACGAACATGAAAGATACGCTGAAAGTGGTTCAGGATTCGATTTACAATGTCCGGGAATCAGCCGAGGGGTTGAGTGCCGTTTCTGAGGAAACGAATGCATCCAGTGAAGAAATGGCGAGGGCGGTGCATGAAATCGCAACCGGCGCTTCACAGTCAGCTTCTGACTCCGACCGTGCCCATCATCAAACCGAGCAATTAGGCGCACGGATTGACGGCGTGTATGAAAAATCCAAAGAGATGTCTGCACTTGCCGGAAAAGCGGATGCCATGAACCAATCGGGATTGAATCAGGTGAAGGACTTGGAGCATGCGTATCATTCTTCAAGCGAATACATCTCTTCCATGGAAAAAGTCATCCTGAGCCTGGAAGCGAAGGTGAAGACGATCGAGTCTGTAATGGGAACGATCACGGAAATTTCGTCACAAACGAACCTGCTTGCCCTCAACGCGAGCATTGAAGCAGCAAGAGCCGGAGAGCACGGCAAAGGCTTCGCAGTCGTTGCCGAAGAAGTCCGCAAGCTTGCCGATCAATCGGTCAGAGCTACGGAAGAAGTAAAACGCACGATTGTGGAGATCCAGCAGGGCTCCAATCAGGCAGTGGAAGAAATGGTGAAAACGAAAGAAACATTCGATGTCCAGAACGATGTGATCCAAAAAACGAATCACGTCTTCGACCAGACTTCCCACCTGATGAAATCGATGCAAAGTGAGATCGACAATATGTACAAAGAAGTCGGCCTAATCAATCTTGAAAAAGACGAAGTCGTCAAAGTCATCCAGCTGATGGCAGCGACTGCTGAACAAACAGCCGCTTCCTGTCAGGAAATGAGTGCCTCAACTGAGGAACAAGTCAGAGCCGTCCAATCGGTCACAGAAGCAGCAGAACGCCTGACTGACTTGAGCCAAGAGCTTCAATCCTCCATCGAGCGTTTTAAAATTTCATAA
- the rpsR gene encoding 30S ribosomal protein S18, with protein sequence MAGGRRGGRRRRKVCYFTANGITHIDFKDVDLLKKFVSERGKILPRRVTGTNAKYQRKLTRAIKRARTMALLPYVTGE encoded by the coding sequence ATGGCAGGAGGACGTAGAGGTGGACGTAGACGTCGTAAGGTGTGCTACTTCACAGCAAACGGAATTACACATATCGATTTCAAAGATGTAGATCTTCTTAAGAAATTCGTATCTGAGCGTGGAAAAATTCTTCCACGTCGTGTAACTGGAACTAACGCTAAGTACCAACGTAAGTTGACTCGTGCGATCAAACGCGCTCGTACAATGGCATTACTTCCATACGTTACTGGTGAATAA
- the ssb gene encoding single-stranded DNA-binding protein produces the protein MMNRVVLVGRLTKDPELKYTPSGVAVASFTLAVNRSFTNQSGEREADFINCVVWRRPAENVANFLKKGSLAGVDGRIQTRNFEGQDGRRVFMTEVVAESVQFLEPRSANQGDRGGSPGYSGGGQRDQSNPYSQNQNQQRNNNNNNYTRVDEDPFANDGQPIDISDDDLPF, from the coding sequence ATGATGAACCGTGTTGTATTAGTAGGGCGTTTAACCAAAGACCCTGAATTAAAATATACTCCAAGCGGAGTGGCTGTTGCTTCGTTTACACTGGCAGTGAATCGTAGTTTTACGAATCAGTCAGGCGAACGGGAAGCAGATTTTATCAATTGTGTTGTATGGCGTCGCCCTGCAGAGAATGTAGCAAACTTTCTTAAAAAAGGCAGCTTAGCTGGCGTTGACGGTCGCATTCAAACACGTAATTTCGAAGGACAGGATGGACGTCGTGTGTTTATGACGGAAGTTGTAGCAGAAAGCGTTCAGTTCTTAGAACCGCGTAGTGCGAATCAAGGCGATCGTGGAGGAAGTCCGGGCTATTCGGGCGGAGGTCAGCGTGACCAAAGCAATCCGTATAGTCAGAATCAGAATCAACAACGCAACAACAATAATAACAACTATACACGTGTAGATGAAGATCCATTTGCAAATGACGGTCAGCCGATCGACATTTCAGATGATGATCTGCCATTCTAA